From the genome of Chanos chanos chromosome 5, fChaCha1.1, whole genome shotgun sequence, one region includes:
- the agtr1 gene encoding type-1 angiotensin II receptor, with the protein MNNLSDVSGSILLRCSMTGHHDFIFTYIPVVYSFNFVIGIVGNSMVVAVIHYYLKLKTVANIFVLNLAVSDLTFLVTLPIWATSTATRYSWPFGSFLCKATAGLSLFNLYTSIFFLTALSIDRYLAIVYPVQSRQCRTVAYARMICVLIWTIAFLLSIPTTLIRDTIHIKNTNTTVCGLLTNDSQTNRVQHMLVALSLMKSIVGFLVPLIIILTCYCLIGRALLSARGIQRSTRSHGDEVLNMLASAVLCFFFCWAPHQIFSFMDMLLMLKVINDCHIMDVIDTAMPFTICIAFFNSCMNPILYSFVGKNFRRGLLRLLRCLGPTPAASHPSLSTKMSSLSYRASETVHLTVGKTASLPRTT; encoded by the coding sequence ATGAACAACCTATCAGATGTTTCTGGAAGCATTCTACTGAGGTGCAGTATGACAGGGCATCATGACTTCATCTTCACCTACATTCCTGTGGTCTATAGCTTCAACTTTGTCATTGGCATTGTTGGAAACAGCATGGTGGTAGCTGTTATCCACTACTACCTGAAACTGAAGACGGTGGccaacatttttgttttgaaccTGGCAGTATCTGACCTCACCTTCCTCGTCACCTTGCCCATATGGGCCACCAGCACCGCTACACGCTACAGCTGGCCCTTTGGTAGCTTTCTATGCAAAGCCACAGCTGGCCTGTCCCTCTTCAACCTTTACACCAGCATATTTTTCCTCACTGCCCTCAGTATTGATCGCTACTTGGCTATCGTGTATCCGGTGCAATCACGACAATGTCGTACAGTGGCTTACGCCCGCATGATCTGCGTCTTAATCTGGACCATTGCATTTCTTCTCAGCATACCCACAACCCTAATCCGTGACACCATCCACATCAAGAACACCAACACTACCGTCTGTGGCCTCCTGACTAACGACAGTCAGACAAACAGGGTTCAGCATATGCTGGTGGCTCTAAGCTTGATGAAGAGCATCGTTGGCTTCCTGGTACCTCTGATCATCATCCTCACTTGCTACTGTCTGATTGGCAGAGCCTTGCTCAGTGCCCGTGGCATCCAGAGAAGCACCAGGTCCCATGGAGATGAGGTGCTTAACATGTTGGCatcagctgtgttgtgttttttcttctgctggGCACCGCATCAGATCTTCAGCTTCATGGACATGCTTCTAATGCTAAAGGTGATTAATGACTGCCACATAATGGATGTTATTGACACGGCCATGCCTTTTACTATTTGCATAGCCTTCTTTAATAGCTGCATGAACCCGATACTCTACAGCTTTGTGGGGAAGAACTTCCGTAGGGGGTTACTGAGACTTCTCAGATGTTTGGGACCCACCCCTGCAGCTTCCCACCCCAGTCTCAGCACAAAAATGAGTTCCCTCTCCTACCGCGCATCAGAGACTGTGCACCTTACTGTGGGCAAAACAGCCTCTTTGCCCCGAACCACATGA